A window of the Syntrophothermus lipocalidus DSM 12680 genome harbors these coding sequences:
- the ilvN gene encoding acetolactate synthase small subunit produces the protein MKHTLSVVVENHPGVLARVATLFRRRGYNIDSLAVGRTENPAVSRMTIVVEGDDVVIEQVTKQLHKLVETIKIYDITDQPTVDRELVLIKVKADAQARSEIIQIVDVFRGRIVDIGPNSLIIEATGDTGKIDAIEASLRPFGILELVRTGKVSMLRGAR, from the coding sequence ATGAAACACACTTTATCGGTGGTGGTCGAAAATCACCCTGGAGTCTTGGCCCGGGTAGCGACCCTGTTTCGCCGTAGGGGATATAACATTGACAGCTTGGCCGTCGGAAGGACTGAGAATCCCGCCGTTTCGCGTATGACCATCGTGGTCGAAGGCGACGATGTGGTTATCGAGCAGGTTACCAAACAACTTCATAAACTGGTAGAAACTATTAAAATATATGATATAACCGACCAGCCCACTGTCGACAGGGAATTGGTTTTGATAAAGGTGAAGGCCGATGCCCAGGCCAGAAGTGAGATCATCCAGATAGTCGATGTTTTTCGGGGCCGTATCGTAGACATCGGACCTAACAGCCTTATCATTGAGGCTACGGGAGACACCGGCAAGATCGACGCGATTGAAGCTTCTCTCCGTCCATTTGGCATACTGGAGTTGGTCAGAACCGGCAAGGTTTCCATGTTAAGGGGGGCTAGATGA
- the ilvE gene encoding branched-chain-amino-acid transaminase has product MGLLIYLNGSFVPEEEAKVSVFDHGFLYGDGVFEGIRAYHGKVFRLREHIDRLYDSAKAINLEIPLTKDEMIEVVCETCRRNNLTDAYIRLVVSRGAGDLGLDPRKCPRPTVVNIASSITLYPEELYQTGLTVITVPTRRNIPEGVNPRIKSLNYLNNIMAKIEANIAGVPEAVLLNQEGFVAECTGDNIFIVKNGVLKTPPPYAGILEGVTRNAVIELAQKRGIPVAEVMLPRYDLFTADECFLTGTAAELIPVTKVDDRVIGNGKPGPIFLQLLEDFHELVKVDGIDIY; this is encoded by the coding sequence ATGGGGTTGTTAATCTACCTTAACGGGAGTTTTGTGCCAGAAGAAGAGGCCAAAGTTTCAGTTTTCGACCACGGGTTCCTTTACGGGGATGGGGTATTCGAAGGAATACGCGCCTACCACGGTAAGGTTTTTCGCCTGCGCGAGCACATCGATCGACTGTATGACTCTGCCAAAGCCATCAACCTCGAAATCCCTCTAACTAAAGATGAAATGATCGAGGTCGTATGTGAAACCTGCCGCCGGAACAACCTTACCGACGCCTACATCAGATTGGTAGTATCACGCGGAGCTGGGGATCTAGGGCTGGACCCGAGGAAGTGCCCCCGACCGACTGTAGTAAACATAGCTTCGTCCATAACCCTGTATCCCGAAGAGCTTTACCAGACAGGGCTCACTGTGATAACCGTTCCTACCCGTCGCAATATACCGGAAGGCGTGAACCCGCGGATAAAATCACTTAATTACCTGAACAACATAATGGCTAAGATTGAGGCAAACATAGCGGGGGTACCAGAAGCGGTTTTGCTGAATCAAGAAGGTTTCGTAGCAGAATGTACAGGGGATAATATCTTTATTGTAAAGAACGGGGTGCTTAAGACGCCTCCCCCTTATGCCGGCATCCTAGAAGGGGTTACGCGCAACGCTGTTATAGAGCTGGCACAGAAGAGAGGCATTCCGGTGGCTGAGGTGATGCTGCCCAGGTATGACCTGTTTACAGCGGATGAATGCTTCTTGACTGGCACAGCCGCCGAGCTTATCCCAGTTACTAAGGTCGATGACCGCGTAATCGGAAACGGCAAGCCCGGACCGATATTCCTGCAGCTCTTAGAAGATTTCCACGAACTGGTCAAAGTCGACGGGATCGATATTTATTGA
- the ilvB gene encoding biosynthetic-type acetolactate synthase large subunit, giving the protein MRMKGAEVLLRCLKEEGVEVIFGYPGGAVLPIYDALYSSEVKHVLVRHEQGAAHAADAYARVSGKVGVCLATSGPGATNLVTGIATAYMDSVPLVAFTGQVATHLIGRDAFQEADITGITLPITKHNYLVKRSEDLVRIIKEAFYIARTNRPGPVVVDLPRDIMEREMEFNGYPEEVNLRGYRVLKSCNMGQVLLAVEAIRQAERPVIYAGGGVISSGASEVLQELAIKMKIPVATTLMGIGCFPETHYLSLGMLGMHGTRYANYAVSESDLIIAVGVRFDDRVTGKITSFAPHAKVIHIDIDAAEIGKNFGVDIPIVGDVKQVLEEIVPRLEPREKFSEWHRVIDRWKEEFPLTYSESREPGRIKPQYVVEQIYYATQGNAIITTEVGQNQMWASQFYKFTRPRTFITSGGLGTMGFGLPAAIGAKIARPDMTVIDIAGDGSIQMNIQELCTAVEQRLPIVICILNNQYLGMVRQWQELFFGGRYSYTDISLQPDFVKLAEAYGAIGMRVKEAQDVAPALREAFSVTDRPVVIDFWVEREANVFPMVPPGESLYNMLGGEE; this is encoded by the coding sequence ATGAGAATGAAAGGGGCAGAGGTGCTTCTGCGTTGTCTGAAAGAGGAAGGCGTAGAAGTTATCTTCGGTTATCCTGGGGGTGCAGTGCTTCCAATATATGACGCCCTGTACTCCTCAGAGGTAAAACACGTTTTGGTAAGACACGAACAAGGGGCAGCCCACGCGGCAGACGCATACGCCCGGGTTAGCGGAAAAGTCGGGGTGTGCCTGGCGACTTCTGGACCTGGAGCTACCAATCTGGTAACAGGTATTGCTACCGCGTATATGGACTCGGTACCGTTGGTGGCTTTTACAGGACAGGTTGCGACGCATCTCATAGGTAGGGATGCCTTCCAGGAAGCTGACATCACAGGAATTACGCTGCCGATAACCAAACACAACTACCTGGTCAAGCGAAGCGAGGACCTGGTGAGGATTATCAAAGAAGCCTTTTATATAGCCCGTACCAACCGGCCGGGACCCGTTGTAGTAGACCTTCCACGCGACATAATGGAAAGAGAGATGGAATTTAACGGCTATCCCGAAGAAGTGAACCTCAGAGGATACCGGGTGCTGAAGAGCTGTAACATGGGGCAGGTTTTGCTGGCGGTGGAAGCCATCCGACAGGCGGAACGCCCTGTCATCTACGCCGGAGGAGGGGTTATCAGTTCCGGCGCTTCTGAGGTATTGCAGGAGCTGGCTATAAAGATGAAGATACCGGTGGCTACGACCCTGATGGGTATAGGTTGTTTCCCGGAAACCCATTACCTTTCCCTGGGGATGCTAGGGATGCACGGAACCCGGTATGCGAATTATGCAGTCAGTGAATCGGACCTCATCATCGCAGTCGGGGTACGGTTCGATGACCGGGTGACGGGAAAGATTACGAGCTTTGCTCCTCATGCCAAGGTGATTCACATCGACATCGATGCCGCCGAGATAGGTAAGAATTTTGGAGTTGACATCCCCATAGTGGGTGATGTGAAACAGGTGCTGGAAGAGATCGTACCTCGGCTCGAACCGCGAGAGAAATTCAGCGAGTGGCACCGGGTGATTGACCGGTGGAAGGAAGAGTTTCCTCTGACTTACTCTGAGTCGCGCGAACCTGGAAGGATTAAGCCCCAGTACGTGGTGGAGCAAATTTATTACGCTACCCAAGGAAATGCTATCATTACCACCGAAGTAGGACAGAACCAGATGTGGGCAAGCCAGTTCTACAAATTCACCCGCCCTCGTACTTTCATTACTTCGGGAGGGTTGGGGACCATGGGTTTCGGGCTTCCGGCGGCAATAGGAGCCAAGATCGCTCGCCCCGATATGACGGTTATCGACATAGCCGGAGACGGGAGTATCCAGATGAACATCCAGGAGTTGTGCACCGCGGTCGAGCAACGGCTTCCCATCGTTATTTGTATTTTGAACAATCAGTATCTGGGGATGGTTCGGCAGTGGCAGGAACTGTTTTTTGGCGGGCGTTACTCTTACACCGATATCAGTTTGCAGCCTGATTTCGTGAAACTGGCCGAGGCTTATGGGGCTATCGGCATGAGGGTGAAGGAGGCCCAAGATGTGGCTCCCGCTTTGCGGGAGGCTTTTTCGGTGACCGACCGGCCTGTAGTGATCGATTTCTGGGTGGAAAGGGAGGCTAACGTATTCCCGATGGTTCCGCCCGGCGAATCGCTGTATAACATGCTGGGAGGTGAGGAATGA
- a CDS encoding endonuclease III domain-containing protein — translation MGKRCSRVLKEDIRTELLEIFQELLDHFGPRHWWPGETALEVIVGAILTQNVAWNNVEKAINNLKEEGLLSISGLIKTRVEKLGNLIRPARYYNQKAARLKAFAELVNIKYEGDLEKLLSLSTPELRMELLALKGIGPETADSILLYAANRPVFVVDAYTKRIFQRLGYLEADVGYSVVQDFFTSNLPCETYLFNEYHALIVALGNRICLARRPLCQKCPLLHRCKTSSLEKENSETALGTTMGCT, via the coding sequence TTGGGTAAGAGGTGTTCTCGGGTGTTAAAAGAGGATATCAGGACCGAATTGCTGGAGATATTTCAAGAACTACTCGATCATTTTGGGCCCAGACATTGGTGGCCTGGAGAGACGGCCTTGGAAGTGATTGTAGGGGCTATTCTTACCCAGAACGTGGCTTGGAACAATGTAGAAAAAGCCATCAACAACTTAAAAGAAGAGGGACTGTTGTCGATAAGCGGCTTAATCAAGACACGGGTAGAAAAACTAGGAAATCTCATTCGCCCTGCCCGTTACTACAACCAGAAAGCGGCGCGGCTCAAAGCATTCGCGGAACTGGTTAACATTAAGTATGAAGGAGATCTTGAAAAACTGCTGAGCCTGTCCACCCCCGAACTGAGGATGGAACTTTTGGCCTTGAAGGGGATAGGACCGGAGACAGCGGACAGTATCCTTTTATATGCTGCCAACCGGCCCGTTTTCGTGGTCGACGCTTATACTAAGAGGATATTTCAACGGCTCGGGTACCTTGAGGCTGATGTTGGTTATTCAGTGGTGCAGGATTTCTTTACCTCGAACCTTCCCTGTGAAACCTACCTTTTCAACGAGTACCACGCCCTTATCGTGGCCTTGGGCAACCGCATCTGTTTGGCCCGGCGCCCTTTATGTCAGAAGTGCCCCCTACTTCACAGGTGCAAGACCTCTTCACTTGAAAAAGAGAACTCCGAAACCGCTCTAGGCACGACTATGGGCTGTACGTGA
- a CDS encoding GNAT family N-acetyltransferase produces the protein MREPRFTVREAKAEDVHAMLGLWAATPGIGLGVGDDEEDLKRFIARNPRTCLVAWKGGILAGAVVGGFDGRRGYLYHLAVRKDYQSQGIGKALVAEVLDRFREIGARRVHLLVFTTNQQAVAFYTRLGWRLRQDVLVASWDCEPGKDCGC, from the coding sequence ATGAGGGAACCGAGGTTTACGGTAAGGGAAGCCAAAGCTGAAGACGTTCATGCTATGCTCGGCCTGTGGGCTGCTACCCCCGGAATCGGGCTCGGAGTCGGTGACGACGAGGAAGACCTCAAGCGATTCATAGCACGGAATCCAAGGACCTGTCTTGTGGCGTGGAAGGGAGGTATCTTGGCAGGCGCAGTTGTGGGAGGTTTTGATGGGAGGAGGGGCTACCTGTATCATCTTGCCGTGCGAAAAGATTATCAGAGCCAGGGCATAGGCAAGGCTTTGGTGGCTGAGGTACTGGACAGGTTTAGGGAAATAGGGGCGAGGAGGGTCCACCTCCTCGTATTCACGACCAACCAGCAAGCTGTTGCTTTTTACACGCGTCTGGGGTGGAGGCTGCGCCAGGATGTTTTGGTTGCGAGCTGGGATTGTGAACCTGGAAAAGACTGTGGATGCTAA
- a CDS encoding argininosuccinate synthase, translated as MDKVVLAYSGGLDTSIIIPWLKENYGYEVIAMCADLGQGEELAGLEEKALRSGAGKVYIEDVREEFVRDYIFPVLRAGAIYEGKYLLGTSFARPLIARKLVEIAEKEGATAVAHGATGKGNDQVRFEVSVKALNPELKIIAPWREWDIKSREDAIEYAQKHNVPVPVTKKSIYSRDRNLWHLSHEGGELEDPMQEPKDEMYLLTVPPEKAPDHPTYVEIEYEQGVPVAIDGQMMGPVELIEKLNHLAGANGVGIVSLVENRLVGMKSRGVYECPGGTVLFTSHRELENLTLDRRTMHFKEQVAILYAELVYDGLWFSQLKEALDAFVAKTQETVTGKVRVKLYKGNCTPVGAESPYSLYRHDLATFGESDFYNQKDAEGFINLFGLPLKVRALMERKVGKR; from the coding sequence ATGGACAAAGTTGTGCTTGCTTACTCAGGTGGACTGGATACTTCCATTATTATTCCCTGGTTGAAAGAAAACTACGGTTATGAAGTTATCGCCATGTGTGCGGACCTCGGCCAGGGAGAAGAGCTGGCCGGGTTGGAGGAAAAAGCGCTCCGCTCTGGGGCCGGCAAAGTGTACATCGAAGACGTACGGGAAGAGTTCGTCCGCGACTATATCTTTCCGGTTTTAAGGGCCGGAGCTATCTACGAGGGCAAATACCTGCTAGGCACCTCGTTTGCCCGGCCTCTAATTGCCCGAAAACTGGTAGAGATTGCGGAAAAGGAAGGAGCGACTGCCGTGGCCCACGGGGCGACCGGCAAAGGCAATGACCAGGTGCGGTTTGAAGTGAGTGTTAAGGCTCTCAATCCGGAGCTTAAGATTATCGCCCCGTGGCGGGAGTGGGATATCAAGTCCCGGGAAGATGCCATCGAGTATGCACAGAAACATAACGTTCCCGTGCCTGTGACCAAAAAGAGCATTTACAGCCGGGACCGCAACCTTTGGCATCTCTCCCATGAGGGAGGCGAACTCGAGGACCCCATGCAGGAGCCTAAGGACGAAATGTACCTCTTAACAGTTCCTCCCGAAAAAGCCCCGGACCATCCTACCTATGTAGAAATCGAATACGAACAGGGGGTTCCGGTTGCGATAGACGGACAGATGATGGGTCCCGTAGAGCTCATCGAAAAGCTTAACCATTTGGCCGGTGCTAACGGAGTGGGAATAGTGAGCTTGGTGGAAAATCGCCTCGTCGGCATGAAGTCCCGCGGTGTATATGAATGCCCCGGCGGTACCGTGCTCTTTACCAGCCACCGGGAATTGGAGAACCTGACCCTGGATCGCAGGACCATGCACTTCAAGGAACAGGTGGCTATTCTCTATGCCGAGCTGGTCTACGACGGGCTGTGGTTTTCTCAGCTCAAGGAGGCTTTGGACGCCTTCGTGGCCAAGACCCAGGAAACAGTTACGGGCAAGGTCAGGGTCAAGCTGTACAAAGGCAACTGTACTCCGGTCGGAGCCGAATCACCGTATTCGCTTTATCGCCACGATTTGGCCACTTTTGGAGAGAGCGATTTTTATAATCAAAAAGATGCAGAAGGATTTATTAACCTTTTCGGCTTGCCGCTGAAAGTAAGGGCATTGATGGAAAGAAAGGTCGGTAAAAGATGA
- the argH gene encoding argininosuccinate lyase: protein MSSKMWGGRFQKPPHRLTEEFNASLSFDRRLYRQDIKGSMAHAAMLAKQGLITEEEKELIIKALQEIMSALDRGELQFDPGVEDIHTQVELWLIERIGTTGKKLHTGRSRNDQVALDVRMYLKEEIGEIRELLLDLEETLVSLAEEHLYTIMPGYTHLQKGQPVTLAHHLMAYFEMFWRDLGRLEDCKKRLDFMPLGSGALAGSGLDLDREYVREQLGFAELTRNSLDAVSDRDFALEFLSFASITMMHLSRFCEELVLWSTDEFKFVEMDDAFATGSSLMPQKKNPDVAELIRGKTGRVYGDLMCLFTVMKGLPLAYNKDMQEDKEPLFDGIDTLKKCLAVFTPMLRTAKFNRQRMAEATRGGFTNATDMADYLVVKGIPFRVAHEIAGRAVLYCIEKNKTLESMGLEELKQFSPEIEDDVYDRISLNGCVASRKVKGGTAPEAVRDAILEANKLLSEFGRVRVSGGSLSGDEEGEDWEQDGEEPLKPKEPEAGFSDESWRYEIDEWVEGFFHSLVSMLNAFTAEQPPEEVLATLEIVPFGQLVREQLSDREEELIEYAVEKVNQLHQAELERLKAYLGGE, encoded by the coding sequence ATGAGCTCAAAGATGTGGGGAGGAAGGTTTCAGAAGCCACCGCACCGGTTGACAGAAGAGTTCAACGCTTCTCTTTCGTTTGATAGGAGACTTTACCGCCAGGATATAAAAGGCAGCATGGCCCACGCGGCTATGCTGGCCAAGCAGGGACTGATAACCGAGGAAGAGAAAGAACTCATAATAAAAGCCCTGCAAGAAATAATGTCGGCTCTTGACCGGGGTGAGTTGCAGTTTGACCCTGGGGTAGAGGACATACACACCCAGGTGGAGCTCTGGCTTATCGAAAGGATCGGGACAACGGGCAAGAAGCTTCACACCGGGCGCAGCCGCAATGACCAGGTGGCTCTGGATGTAAGGATGTACTTAAAAGAGGAAATAGGCGAAATCAGGGAGCTGCTTTTGGACCTGGAAGAGACCCTGGTGAGCCTGGCTGAAGAACACCTCTACACCATCATGCCGGGGTATACTCACCTCCAGAAGGGTCAACCGGTAACATTGGCCCACCACTTGATGGCTTATTTTGAAATGTTCTGGCGGGATCTGGGCAGGCTTGAAGATTGCAAAAAGAGACTAGATTTCATGCCTTTAGGTTCGGGAGCTCTAGCCGGGAGCGGGCTCGATCTAGACCGGGAATACGTTCGGGAACAACTGGGCTTCGCCGAGTTGACGCGGAACAGCCTGGATGCCGTCAGCGACCGGGATTTTGCCTTGGAGTTCCTGAGTTTTGCCAGCATAACCATGATGCACCTGTCCCGTTTCTGTGAAGAACTGGTGTTGTGGTCTACCGATGAATTCAAGTTTGTGGAGATGGACGACGCTTTCGCTACGGGATCGAGCCTTATGCCTCAGAAGAAGAACCCGGATGTGGCTGAACTGATAAGGGGCAAGACTGGCCGGGTATACGGGGATTTGATGTGCCTCTTTACGGTGATGAAGGGGTTGCCTTTGGCCTACAACAAGGACATGCAGGAGGATAAGGAACCGCTGTTTGACGGGATTGACACCTTGAAAAAGTGCTTGGCCGTGTTCACCCCGATGTTGCGAACAGCTAAGTTTAATCGCCAGCGGATGGCTGAGGCGACTAGAGGCGGGTTTACCAACGCTACTGATATGGCCGACTACCTGGTTGTCAAGGGAATTCCTTTCCGGGTTGCCCATGAAATAGCGGGACGAGCTGTTTTGTACTGTATAGAGAAGAACAAGACCTTGGAGAGCATGGGCCTGGAAGAGCTGAAGCAGTTCAGCCCAGAGATCGAGGACGATGTCTACGATAGGATAAGCCTCAATGGGTGCGTGGCCAGCCGCAAGGTCAAAGGAGGGACGGCTCCAGAAGCCGTGAGGGACGCCATACTGGAGGCAAATAAGTTACTTTCCGAGTTTGGTCGCGTAAGAGTCAGTGGAGGTTCTTTGTCGGGAGACGAAGAAGGGGAAGACTGGGAACAGGACGGTGAAGAACCGTTGAAACCAAAGGAACCTGAAGCCGGTTTCAGCGACGAATCCTGGAGATATGAAATCGACGAATGGGTGGAAGGGTTTTTTCACAGCCTCGTCAGCATGTTGAATGCCTTCACGGCTGAACAGCCACCGGAAGAAGTCCTTGCTACGCTGGAGATAGTTCCCTTTGGTCAACTGGTGCGGGAGCAGCTGTCGGACCGTGAAGAGGAGCTGATAGAGTACGCGGTAGAGAAGGTTAACCAATTACACCAAGCCGAACTGGAGCGTCTCAAGGCGTATCTTGGAGGTGAATAG
- a CDS encoding HD-GYP domain-containing protein, which yields MRRVAVELLEPGMIVARSIFDSEGNCLLGAGVTLTDYYIQRLKELGIVSIYVEDDLFDSLGEIKEPISEQTRLETIKEVRKNFQALEANRRINTRHVKKMVDTILDELMSNREVLINLSDIRTYDDYTFSHSCNVCVLSLLTGITLGYNELKLKELGIGALLHDIGKIRVSKELLNKRGELTKNEYAEIKKHAAYGFDILRTYEDIPLLSAHIAFQHHERWDGKGYPRGLNQEQIHEYARIVAVADVYDALLADRPYRSAYSINQAVAILNHMSGLYFEPRILAALVSNVAVYPIGSVVMLNTGEIGVVVDVNRNAPTRPVVRVVFDRRLLRLKNPHEVDLSNLSTVYIARVLTEQDIIHLKSGTFVPQDASDTTQE from the coding sequence ATGCGTCGCGTCGCAGTCGAATTACTGGAACCAGGAATGATAGTAGCAAGGAGCATTTTCGACAGTGAAGGCAACTGTCTTTTGGGTGCCGGGGTAACTCTCACGGATTATTATATTCAAAGGTTAAAAGAGTTGGGCATAGTTTCGATATACGTTGAGGACGATCTCTTTGATTCGCTGGGAGAGATCAAAGAGCCCATCTCCGAACAAACCAGGCTTGAGACCATAAAAGAAGTTAGAAAGAATTTCCAGGCCCTGGAGGCCAACCGGCGAATCAATACCCGCCACGTGAAAAAGATGGTAGATACCATATTGGACGAGCTGATGTCCAACCGGGAAGTGCTGATCAATCTCAGCGACATCAGAACTTACGACGATTATACCTTTTCCCATTCTTGCAACGTGTGCGTACTGAGCCTGCTGACCGGGATCACCCTCGGTTACAACGAGCTCAAGCTCAAGGAACTGGGTATAGGCGCTCTTCTGCACGACATCGGTAAGATCCGGGTCAGTAAAGAGCTGTTGAACAAGCGGGGGGAATTAACCAAAAATGAGTATGCTGAGATAAAGAAGCACGCAGCCTACGGTTTTGATATACTCCGCACCTACGAAGATATTCCCCTCCTCTCCGCTCACATCGCCTTCCAACACCATGAACGTTGGGATGGAAAAGGGTATCCTCGTGGCCTGAATCAGGAGCAAATTCACGAATACGCCAGGATTGTGGCTGTCGCCGATGTTTATGACGCGCTCCTGGCAGATCGTCCCTACCGTTCGGCTTACAGCATCAACCAGGCCGTTGCCATCCTTAACCACATGTCAGGATTGTACTTCGAGCCCCGGATCCTAGCCGCCCTTGTCTCCAATGTTGCCGTTTATCCGATAGGCAGCGTGGTAATGCTCAATACTGGAGAAATCGGAGTAGTGGTAGACGTAAACCGCAATGCCCCCACTCGCCCTGTGGTGCGGGTGGTTTTTGATCGGAGACTGCTGAGACTTAAAAACCCTCACGAGGTCGACCTTTCCAATCTTTCTACAGTCTACATCGCCCGGGTTCTAACCGAGCAAGACATTATCCATCTGAAGTCGGGTACCTTTGTTCCTCAGGATGCTTCCGATACAACTCAAGAATAA
- the ilvD gene encoding dihydroxy-acid dehydratase translates to MRSDLAKKGLEKAPHRSLFKALGLTDEELERPLVGIVNSANEIIPGHIHLDRIAEAVKAGVRMKGGTPIEFSTIGVCDGIAMNHIGMKYSLASRELIADSIEIMAMAHPFDALVFIPNCDKIIPGMLMAAARLNLPCMFVSGGPMLAGNFRGRKVSLNTVFEGVGAVSAGKMSLSDLAELEDVACPGCGSCAGMFTANSMNCLTEAVGMGLPGNGTIPAVHSERIRLAKQAGMKVMELWERDIKPRDIMTQEAFINALRLDMAIGCSTNTVLHLMAIAHEAGVKLDLNLINHISDTTPHLCKIEPAGNHFIEDLYAAGGVQAIFNELDKAGLVNRQCLTVTGKTVGEVINDYPVKDHEVIRSIENPHSTTGGLAILFGNLAEEGAVVKKGAVDPDMLYHEGKARVFDSEEEAVAAILGGKIEKGEVVVIRYEGPRGGPGMREMLTPTSAIAGMGLDKDVALITDGRFSGATRGASIGHVSPEAAQGGNIALIQDGDIIVIDIPNHSLSVRLSDEELAARRTQWRVPEPKINSGYMKRYSKMVQSASTGAILKD, encoded by the coding sequence ATGAGAAGTGACCTGGCGAAAAAGGGTCTAGAAAAAGCACCTCACCGTTCACTGTTTAAAGCTTTAGGATTGACCGATGAGGAGTTGGAGAGACCCTTAGTCGGTATAGTCAACTCGGCCAACGAGATTATTCCAGGGCATATTCATCTAGACCGTATAGCCGAGGCGGTCAAAGCCGGGGTGAGGATGAAAGGGGGCACTCCTATAGAGTTTTCTACTATAGGGGTATGCGATGGTATTGCCATGAACCATATCGGTATGAAATACTCTCTGGCCAGCCGGGAACTGATTGCCGATTCTATTGAGATAATGGCTATGGCTCATCCTTTCGATGCCCTGGTTTTTATACCTAACTGCGACAAAATCATCCCTGGGATGCTGATGGCGGCCGCTCGCCTCAATCTTCCTTGTATGTTTGTCAGCGGAGGGCCGATGTTGGCTGGCAATTTCCGGGGGCGCAAGGTCAGCCTCAACACGGTCTTTGAAGGGGTAGGCGCGGTCAGCGCAGGTAAGATGTCGCTTTCGGACTTAGCGGAGCTTGAAGATGTAGCTTGCCCGGGTTGTGGCAGCTGTGCCGGTATGTTTACCGCTAATTCCATGAACTGCCTGACGGAAGCGGTAGGAATGGGCTTACCCGGGAACGGAACTATACCGGCGGTACACTCTGAACGAATCCGTCTAGCCAAACAGGCGGGCATGAAAGTGATGGAGCTATGGGAAAGGGACATAAAGCCCCGGGATATCATGACCCAAGAGGCTTTCATCAATGCCTTACGCCTGGACATGGCAATAGGTTGTTCTACCAATACGGTTTTGCATCTTATGGCTATCGCTCACGAAGCCGGCGTTAAGCTGGACTTGAACCTGATAAACCATATCAGCGATACCACTCCTCACCTATGTAAAATCGAACCTGCCGGCAACCATTTTATAGAAGACTTGTACGCTGCGGGTGGAGTTCAGGCCATTTTCAACGAGTTAGACAAGGCAGGGCTGGTAAACCGCCAGTGCCTGACGGTTACTGGTAAGACGGTTGGGGAGGTTATCAATGACTACCCTGTGAAGGACCACGAGGTCATCCGTAGTATAGAGAATCCGCACAGTACTACCGGGGGGTTGGCTATACTGTTCGGTAACCTGGCCGAGGAGGGCGCGGTGGTGAAGAAGGGGGCAGTTGACCCGGACATGCTCTATCACGAGGGTAAAGCACGGGTTTTCGACTCGGAAGAAGAAGCTGTTGCAGCCATTCTAGGAGGCAAGATTGAAAAAGGAGAAGTCGTCGTAATCCGGTATGAAGGGCCGCGCGGAGGGCCAGGGATGAGGGAAATGCTCACGCCTACTTCTGCTATAGCGGGGATGGGGCTAGACAAGGACGTAGCCCTTATAACCGATGGCCGTTTTTCTGGTGCTACCCGGGGAGCTTCTATAGGGCACGTATCTCCCGAGGCGGCACAAGGGGGCAATATTGCTCTTATTCAGGACGGAGACATAATCGTCATTGATATACCGAACCACAGCCTTAGTGTACGACTTAGCGACGAGGAACTTGCTGCCAGGAGAACGCAGTGGCGAGTTCCGGAACCCAAGATAAACTCAGGCTATATGAAAAGATATTCAAAAATGGTGCAATCCGCCAGTACAGGCGCTATCTTGAAAGATTAG